A single genomic interval of Cucumis sativus cultivar 9930 chromosome 7, Cucumber_9930_V3, whole genome shotgun sequence harbors:
- the LOC101204346 gene encoding lipoyl synthase 2, mitochondrial, producing the protein MNKRCQSLARILKSVSRSFSSSSSSTSASATSSQFPRTLAGLRERLAAESPILSDFVDLQSSDSYSVEVGTKKKPLPKPKWMRESVPGGEKYVQIKKKLRELKLHTVCEEAKCPNLGECWSGGETGTATATIMILGDTCTRGCRFCNVKTSRTPPPPDPNEPTNVAEAIASWGLDYVVITSVDRDDLPDQGSGHFAETVQKLKVLKPNMLIEALVPDFRGDSGCVEKVARSGLDVFAHNIETVEELQGVVRDHRANFKQSLDVLVMAKEFSLSGTLTKTSIMLGCGETPDQVVQTMEKVRAAGVDVMTFGQYMRPSKRHMPVSEYITPEAFEKYQNIGMKMGFRYVASGPMVRSSYKAGEFYIKSMIESDRAASNSQPTQL; encoded by the exons ATGAACAAGCGCTGCCAAAGCCTTGCTCGAATCCTCAAATCCGTCAGTAGAtcattctcttcttcatcttcttccaccTCCGCCTCTGCTACATCCTCCCAATTCCCCCGCACGTTGGCCGGTCTCCGGGAACGACTCGCCGCGGAGTCCCCAATACTTTCTGATTTCGTTGATCTGCAATCTTCTGATTCGTATTCTGTGGAGGTTGGTACGAAGAAGAAGCCCCTTCCTAAACCTAAATGGATGAGGGAATCGGTGCCTGGAGGCGAGAAGTATGTTCAGATAAAGAAGAAGCTCCGGGAATTGAAGCTTCACACGGTTTGTGAGGAGGCTAAATGCCCTAATTTAGGGGAATGCTGGTCTGGTGGAGAAACCGGCACTGCCACTGCTACAATTATGATTCTTGGTGACACTTGTACTCGTGGTTGCAG GTTCTGTAACGTGAAGACATCACGAACTCCACCTCCACCGGATCCAAATGAGCCCACAAATGTTGCTGAAGCAATTGCATCATGGGGTTTGGATTATGTGGTCATTACCAGCGTTGATCGCGACGATTTACCTGATCAAGGGAGTGGTCATTTTGCAGAGACTGTGCAGAAACTTAAGGTGTTGAAGCCAAATATGCTCATTGAGGCCTTGG TTCCTGATTTTCGAGGAGACTCTGGCTGTGTGGAGAAAGTTGCAAGGTCGGGCCTTGACGTCTTTGCTCACAATATAGAGACAGTTGAAGAGCTTCAAGGAGTAGTTAGGGATCACCGTGCTAATTTCAAGCAATCATTAGATGTTCTAGTTATGGCCAAAGAGTTTTCTCTATCTGGAACTCTTACAAAGACTTCCATTATGTTAGGCTGTGGGGAAACACCAGATCAAGTTGTTCAAACAATGGAGAAGGTGAGAGCAGCTGGAGTTGATGTGATGACATTTGGGCAGTATATGAGACCTTCAAAACGCCACATGCCTGTATCAGAATACATTACTCCTGAGGCTTTTGAGAAGTATCAAAATATTGGCATGAAAATG GGTTTTCGATATGTGGCTTCTGGCCCAATGGTTAGGTCTTCATACAAGGCAGGAGAATTCTATATCAAGTCAATGATTGAATCAGATCGGGCAGCTTCTAATTCACAGCCTACCCAACTTTGA
- the LOC105436079 gene encoding uncharacterized protein LOC105436079, whose protein sequence is MGCCCSRALDRGQPHTLDKNHRSAKPSSPGWFDTDVENVPDNRTPEEETVKEVLSETPIAKPCSVLQTSHKKPPEQRVKASEMDGSLGKGEESIVSVSETSQVTEWCSNMSESVSMATTISEQREGDEASSKSRDIGRNIKPKIRRKRPCSGNLSYRREQRDKCTTKRPAELLPEKKSRVNCRYSHGTTESREARTRKLNGGQHEQQSGVSHGRRSRSPATRTVKETNKTGNMKSSVMKMTGQPGDQQETVTTEHRDEGKLEKPMDGSIQPPNESIENPLVSLECFIFL, encoded by the coding sequence ATGGGTTGTTGCTGTAGCAGAGCCTTGGACAGGGGTCAACCTCATACCCTGGACAAGAACCATCGTTCTGCAAAGCCTTCGTCACCGGGATGGTTCGACACTGATGTCGAAAACGTTCCAGATAACAGAACCCCGGAAGAAGAAACCGTCAAAGAAGTCCTCTCAGAGACTCCCATTGCTAAGCCATGTAGTGTTCTGCAAACATCCCATAAGAAGCCACCGGAGCAGAGAGTAAAAGCAAGCGAAATGGATGGTTCGCTTGGCAAGGGAGAGGAAAGTATTGTTTCAGTTTCGGAGACGTCTCAGGTTACAGAGTGGTGCAGCAATATGAGTGAAAGCGTGTCGATGGCGACCACCATTTCGGAGCAAAGGGAAGGGGATGAAGCATCAAGTAAGAGCAGAGATATTGGTcgaaatataaaaccaaagaTTCGCAGAAAACGGCCATGCTCCGGCAACCTATCATATCGAAGAGAACAGAGAGACAAATGTACAACAAAGAGACCTGCTGAACTTTTACCAGAGAAGAAGTCCCGTGTGAATTGCAGGTACTCACATGGGACGACAGAATCAAGAGAGGCAAGGACCAGGAAGCTGAATGGAGGGCAGCACGAGCAACAATCTGGAGTCAGCCATGGCCGCCGTTCGAGGTCACCAGCTACTCGAACAGTTAAAGAAACGAATAAGACAGGGAATATGAAAAGCAGTGTCATGAAAATGACCGGACAACCTGGGGACCAACAAGAGACAGTGACCACCGAGCATAGAGACGAAGGAAAGTTGGAGAAGCCAATGGATGGTTCAATTCAGCCCCCAAATGAATCCATTGAAAACCCACTTGTCTCACTTGAATGTTTCATCTTTCTGTAG
- the LOC101213979 gene encoding uncharacterized protein LOC101213979, with translation MGGEQKWGAIAPALPAVSPLNPEREEYWSRFDDSVNAVSFGFVATAILISMFLVMAIFERFLRPRSPAAIGRPPSDLEAQMVFDGKPRYPSPKMTVYARGVSVLMPGEEIPTYIAHPAPAPCPPEPILKPLHQHSLSMCPSSSLTSSSNIS, from the exons ATGGGAGGTGAGCAAAAATGGGGGGCTATAGCGCCGGCGTTGCCGGCGGTATCACCGTTAAACCCAGAAAGAGAGGAGTATTGGAGCCGTTTTGACGATTCGGTAAATGCGGTGTCGTTTGGGTTTGTAGCTACTGCGATTCTCATCTCTATGTTCCTTGTTATGGCAATTTTTGAGAGGTTTTTAAGACCCAGGTCGCCGGCGGCCATCGGACGGCCGCCTTCTGATCTTGAAGCACAGATGGTGTTTGATGGAAAGCCTCGCTACCCATCTCCTAAG ATGACGGTTTACGCTCGAGGAGTGTCGGTATTGATGCCAGGTGAAGAAATTCCAACCTACATTGCTCACCCAGCTCCTGCACCCTGTCCTCCAGAACCCATTTTGAAGCCTCTACATCAACATAGCTTGAGCATGTGTCCATCATCAAGCTTAACATCAAGCTCCAACATCAGTTGA
- the LOC101214222 gene encoding F-box/kelch-repeat protein At1g16250, translating into MGSVSTASASPSRPPTGNPPANFKICVSYCGKDVSQGANISNWIDCYNPQDNSWNRVTTIPGLLENHALKGFSMVSIGEFIYVVGGRLCEYMVPTDNQIVRRELEVRRQVLRYNVYENKWYKCASLIVPRFDFACVVIDGKIYVAGGKRRLSTATGMASAEVYDPALDEWQSLPEMSTSRHKCVGVTWQGKFHVIGGFAGNNDYIGNMERSSAEVYDCERSCWNLIIGMWQLDIPPYQIVAVDDKLFSSGDCLNSWKGQIEAYDWNQNIWSEVDGSRFEALSATKFVTMAPAGPELYFLAGRRMPDQPSRMTSVVHVFNTSANGDAWRSMEPMEEDGEKELCSHCCVVILRD; encoded by the coding sequence ATGGGTTCGGTTTCAACAGCTTCGGCATCGCCGTCTCGGCCACCTACTGGAAACCCACCAGCCAATTTCAAGATATGTGTATCCTACTGTGGTAAAGATGTTTCACAAGGCGCCAACATCTCTAATTGGATCGATTGTTACAACCCACAAGACAACTCATGGAATAGAGTCACTACAATCCCTGGCCTTCTAGAAAACCATGCTCTCAAAGGGTTTTCGATGGTTTCAATTGGAGAATTCATATACGTTGTTGGTGGTCGCCTCTGCGAGTACATGGTGCCAACTGACAACCAAATAGTGAGACGTGAACTGGAAGTCCGACGACAGGTTTTGCGGTACAACGTGTATGAGAATAAGTGGTATAAATGTGCATCGCTCATTGTTCCTCGATTTGACTTTGCTTGTGTTGTCATCGATGGCAAGATATACGTCGCTGGCGGGAAACGTAGGTTAAGCACCGCTACAGGAATGGCGTCTGCAGAGGTTTATGATCCTGCATTAGACGAGTGGCAATCGCTGCCAGAGATGAGCACTTCTCGTCACAAGTGTGTGGGAGTGACATGGCAGGGAAAATTTCATGTCATCGGTGGATTCGCAGGAAACAACGACTACATTGGCAATATGGAGAGGAGTTCTGCTGAGGTGTACGATTGTGAAAGATCTTGTTGGAATTTAATCATCGGGATGTGGCAACTTGACATTCCACCGTATCAAATTGTCGCCGTCGATGATAAACTATTCAGTTCTGGCGACTGTCTAAATTCATGGAAAGGGCAGATTGAAGCATATGATTGgaaccaaaatatttggaGTGAGGTTGACGGATCTCGGTTTGAGGCCTTGTCGGCAACAAAATTCGTCACAATGGCACCAGCGGGACCTGAATTGTACTTTCTTGCTGGGCGTAGGATGCCAGATCAACCGTCAAGGATGACTTCGGTTGTGCACGTATTTAACACGTCGGCAAATGGTGATGCGTGGAGAAGCATGGAGCCAATGGAAGAGGATGGGGAAAAGGAGCTGTGCAGCCATTGTTGTGTGGTAATTctaagagattaa